A single Thermaerobacter sp. FW80 DNA region contains:
- a CDS encoding cupredoxin domain-containing protein, with the protein MKRVRRSLLVLVALMLLALPVLAACGGGGGEGGGNGGNGDQAAGGGNKITVTAQNIRFDKTEINLKKGQTYTIELVNNDSVQHDLVSEELGLEIGLTDPGKGNSVEFTPQQTGDFEFICTVPGHAATMNGTIHVTE; encoded by the coding sequence ATGAAGCGCGTACGTCGGTCCCTGCTGGTGCTGGTCGCGCTGATGCTGCTGGCGCTGCCCGTGCTGGCCGCTTGCGGCGGCGGTGGCGGCGAGGGCGGCGGCAACGGGGGCAACGGCGACCAGGCCGCCGGTGGGGGCAACAAGATCACGGTGACGGCCCAGAACATCCGCTTCGACAAGACGGAGATCAACCTGAAGAAGGGCCAGACCTACACCATCGAGCTGGTGAACAACGACTCGGTGCAGCACGACCTGGTGTCGGAGGAGCTGGGCCTGGAGATCGGCCTGACGGATCCGGGGAAGGGCAACTCGGTGGAGTTCACGCCGCAGCAGACCGGCGACTTCGAGTTCATCTGCACGGTGCCCGGCCACGCCGCGACCATGAATGGCACGATCCACGTCACGGAGTGA
- a CDS encoding M28 family metallopeptidase yields MRAPRAGGDSGQPGPWDRGHSDVPDPWDDLVALCRLPHRGTATAEEGRAARWLAARLAEMGYQVDVQPFTAPRHTLYLGPGFIGVALAALGIGGARWQGPAWALGLLAAAAALVLLPLLGELVLWPRGSRLSLALLVPRGASQNVVARLPRRGGPAAGAARGAVGGGAPHPAPRPVREPAARPPADVADPSATRPPAAAAGPNVTRPPADAAGAAAARPPADAVEPGAARPPAGPPWPLHVVVTAHYDTQWGSWLFAPRILPGLQAFFVVGYAAFLAVPLLLVARAVGLAGSTPLAVAAAASAAVAAFLLISWLGGRPVNGANDNGSGVAVALALARRWARQPLPGIELLLAFTGAEETGMRGMAALLEHPWFPRTAPGGVAVVNVDNVGAGRLHYLTAEGMLLPVRYDPWLVAQARRLAEELPAGLLTPGPRPLLPTDALVAAARGIPAITFLATGPGGRIPHYHWHTDRLEHVDRGHLAGVADLLWRYLAQLATAADRAAGRR; encoded by the coding sequence ATGAGGGCGCCGCGCGCCGGCGGCGACAGCGGCCAGCCCGGCCCGTGGGACCGCGGCCACAGCGACGTCCCCGACCCGTGGGACGACCTGGTAGCCCTCTGCCGGCTGCCCCATCGCGGCACGGCCACCGCCGAGGAGGGCCGGGCCGCCCGGTGGCTGGCGGCTCGCCTGGCGGAGATGGGCTACCAGGTGGACGTCCAGCCCTTCACCGCGCCACGCCACACCCTCTATCTGGGCCCCGGGTTCATCGGCGTCGCTCTCGCCGCCCTGGGGATCGGGGGTGCCCGGTGGCAGGGCCCGGCCTGGGCCCTGGGCCTGCTGGCGGCGGCCGCAGCCCTGGTCCTCCTCCCCCTGTTGGGGGAGCTGGTGCTCTGGCCCAGGGGTTCGCGCCTGAGCCTCGCCCTGCTCGTGCCCCGGGGCGCCTCGCAGAATGTGGTGGCCCGCCTGCCCCGCAGGGGCGGTCCGGCAGCGGGGGCGGCCCGGGGTGCCGTCGGCGGCGGCGCACCCCACCCGGCGCCCCGCCCGGTGCGGGAGCCGGCCGCCCGGCCGCCAGCCGATGTTGCGGATCCCAGCGCCACCCGGCCCCCGGCCGCTGCTGCGGGACCCAACGTCACCCGGCCGCCGGCCGATGCTGCGGGAGCCGCGGCCGCCCGGCCCCCGGCCGATGCTGTGGAGCCCGGCGCCGCCCGGCCCCCGGCCGGACCGCCTTGGCCGCTGCACGTGGTGGTCACGGCCCACTACGACACCCAGTGGGGCAGCTGGCTCTTCGCGCCCCGCATCCTGCCCGGCCTCCAGGCGTTCTTCGTCGTCGGCTACGCCGCCTTCCTCGCCGTGCCGCTGCTCCTGGTGGCCCGTGCCGTGGGCCTCGCCGGCTCCACCCCCCTGGCGGTGGCCGCCGCGGCGTCGGCGGCCGTGGCCGCGTTCCTCCTGATCAGTTGGCTGGGAGGCCGCCCGGTCAACGGGGCCAACGACAACGGCTCGGGGGTCGCCGTCGCGCTGGCGCTGGCCCGGCGCTGGGCCCGGCAGCCGTTGCCCGGGATCGAGCTGCTCCTGGCCTTCACCGGGGCGGAGGAGACGGGCATGCGCGGCATGGCCGCGCTGCTGGAGCACCCCTGGTTCCCGCGGACCGCGCCCGGCGGCGTCGCCGTGGTCAACGTGGACAACGTGGGCGCCGGCCGCCTGCACTACCTGACCGCCGAGGGGATGCTGCTGCCCGTGCGCTACGATCCCTGGCTGGTCGCCCAGGCGCGGAGGCTGGCGGAGGAGCTGCCGGCGGGCCTGCTCACCCCGGGCCCACGGCCGCTGCTGCCCACCGACGCGCTGGTCGCGGCGGCCCGCGGGATCCCGGCCATCACCTTCCTCGCCACCGGGCCCGGCGGCCGCATCCCCCACTACCACTGGCACACCGACCGGCTGGAACACGTGGACCGCGGGCATCTGGCCGGCGTGGCCGACCTGCTGTGGCGGTATCTGGCGCAACTGGCCACGGCGGCGGATCGGGCCGCGGGCCGCCGCTGA
- a CDS encoding VOC family protein — translation MESDLQVTGIHHVTMIAGDPQANADFYAGVLGMRLVKRTVNFDDPGTYHLYFGDGTGRPGTLLTFFPIPNAARGRHGAGQVTGVALAVPPGALAFWQDRLHGFGVACRRTTSPVGQPALAFTDPDGLPLALVEDPSAVAWPGWADGPVPGEHAIRAVAGVTLTVREAEPTSRVLRALGYRPAAAAAAATAQAGHEADPAGSAGRRTDPPAPPAGGRPRTLWTVGEGGASRWLAVIADPAAPRGTLGAGTVHHVAFRTPTDEHQRRWRRRLDLLGLAVTPVQDRRYFRSIYFREPGGVLFEIATDPPGFLVDEDPRTLGTALRLPPWYEPARPSLERSLPPLRPPSDFATLGFIHRFVPAPDEPADAASDGRGSRPPVLLLLHGTGGDEHDLLPLGRYLAPRAALLSPRGRVLEDGMPRFFRRWAPGVLDRDDLLARAEQMAGFVAAAARRYGFDPRGLVAVGYSNGANLAAALLMARPGLLQGAVLLRPMDLPLDDPPPGALAGTPVFVAAGRQDPVVPAEQTRSLAQRLEAAGARVTLHWAPTGHELDQGELEAARRWLEEVGRR, via the coding sequence ATGGAGAGCGACCTGCAGGTGACGGGCATCCACCACGTCACGATGATCGCCGGCGACCCCCAGGCCAACGCCGACTTCTACGCCGGCGTCCTGGGCATGCGCCTGGTGAAGCGGACCGTCAACTTCGACGATCCCGGCACGTACCACCTCTACTTCGGCGATGGGACCGGACGGCCGGGCACCCTGCTGACCTTCTTCCCGATCCCCAACGCCGCCCGCGGCCGCCACGGCGCGGGCCAGGTGACGGGGGTCGCCCTGGCCGTGCCGCCCGGCGCCCTAGCCTTCTGGCAGGATCGGCTGCACGGCTTCGGGGTGGCGTGCCGGCGCACGACGAGCCCCGTCGGGCAACCGGCCCTGGCCTTCACCGACCCCGACGGGCTGCCCCTGGCCCTGGTGGAAGATCCGTCGGCGGTGGCCTGGCCCGGGTGGGCCGACGGCCCTGTCCCGGGCGAGCACGCCATCCGGGCCGTGGCGGGCGTCACGCTGACGGTGCGCGAGGCGGAGCCCACCAGCCGGGTGCTGCGCGCCCTGGGCTACCGGCCCGCCGCCGCGGCCGCGGCGGCCACCGCCCAGGCCGGCCACGAAGCGGATCCCGCCGGGTCGGCCGGCCGGCGGACGGATCCGCCTGCGCCCCCCGCCGGCGGCCGCCCCCGCACCCTCTGGACGGTGGGGGAGGGCGGGGCCAGCCGATGGCTCGCGGTGATCGCCGACCCCGCGGCGCCCCGCGGCACCCTGGGTGCCGGCACGGTCCACCACGTCGCCTTCCGCACGCCGACCGACGAGCACCAGCGACGCTGGCGACGGCGCCTGGACCTGCTCGGCCTGGCGGTGACGCCGGTCCAGGACCGCCGCTACTTCCGGTCCATCTACTTCCGCGAGCCGGGCGGGGTGCTCTTCGAGATCGCCACGGACCCGCCGGGGTTCCTCGTGGACGAGGACCCCCGCACCCTGGGCACCGCCCTGCGCCTCCCGCCGTGGTACGAGCCGGCGCGCCCCAGCCTGGAGCGGTCGCTGCCGCCGCTGCGGCCGCCTTCCGACTTCGCGACCCTCGGCTTCATCCACCGCTTCGTGCCCGCGCCGGACGAACCGGCCGACGCCGCGTCCGACGGCCGCGGGTCGCGGCCCCCCGTCCTGCTCCTGCTCCACGGCACGGGCGGCGACGAGCACGACCTGCTGCCCCTCGGCCGCTACCTGGCGCCCCGGGCCGCGCTGCTGAGCCCGCGCGGCCGGGTGCTGGAGGACGGGATGCCCCGCTTCTTCCGCCGGTGGGCACCGGGGGTCCTGGACCGCGACGACCTGCTCGCCCGGGCGGAGCAGATGGCCGGCTTCGTGGCCGCGGCCGCACGACGGTACGGGTTCGACCCCCGCGGACTGGTGGCGGTGGGCTACTCCAACGGCGCCAACCTGGCCGCGGCCCTGCTCATGGCTCGCCCCGGCCTGCTCCAGGGGGCGGTGCTCCTCCGGCCCATGGACCTGCCCCTCGACGACCCGCCGCCGGGGGCGCTGGCGGGCACCCCGGTCTTCGTCGCCGCCGGGCGTCAGGATCCGGTGGTGCCGGCGGAACAGACCCGGTCCCTGGCCCAGCGGCTGGAGGCAGCGGGGGCGCGGGTCACCCTGCACTGGGCGCCGACCGGCCATGAGCTGGACCAGGGGGAGCTCGAGGCCGCGCGCCGGTGGCTCGAGGAGGTCGGACGGCGATGA
- a CDS encoding AAA family ATPase, translated as MSSRYARVRRLFASGNTGRGFRSYFDGIPWPEPRRVFVLKGGPGTGKSAVIRLVAEGLMERGVAVELFHCPSDPASLDAVNAPDLGLAVLDGTPPHAVEPPLPGLVGRLLSLEATADRDLLAARRERIAATGRLVRQRFQLAHRYLALARDALGLYEDFYEHAGALDQAALEQAAHEIEAAIFDGHHRLRRPGRRGRVRRLFASAVTPEGPRHFLDSLLDPLPRRVFVRGNPGTGCAVLVERIAAAALRRGYDIEAYTCGLDGRRLDHVIIPTLGAAVVHNAYPHTYEPKAGDLVIDTAAFVDVESLERYREEMEVAQALFGQAFDQGIWYLRRALMAHQELEQAYATPELRTQVEAYARQILAEADALRARLPAADEGQQLA; from the coding sequence ATGTCGTCGCGGTATGCACGGGTGCGTCGTCTGTTCGCCAGCGGCAACACCGGCCGCGGGTTCCGTTCCTACTTCGATGGGATCCCGTGGCCGGAGCCGCGCCGGGTGTTCGTGCTCAAGGGTGGGCCGGGGACGGGCAAGTCGGCGGTGATCCGCCTGGTGGCCGAGGGCCTCATGGAGCGCGGCGTGGCGGTGGAGCTCTTCCACTGCCCGTCGGACCCCGCATCCCTCGACGCCGTCAACGCGCCCGACCTCGGGCTGGCGGTGCTCGACGGCACCCCACCCCATGCCGTGGAGCCGCCGCTGCCCGGGCTCGTGGGGCGCCTGCTCAGCCTGGAGGCCACGGCCGACCGCGACCTCCTGGCGGCACGCCGGGAACGCATCGCCGCCACCGGCCGGCTGGTTCGTCAGCGGTTCCAGTTGGCCCACCGCTACCTCGCGCTGGCCCGGGACGCGCTGGGCCTCTACGAGGACTTCTATGAGCACGCGGGGGCGTTGGACCAGGCGGCGCTGGAGCAGGCCGCCCACGAGATCGAGGCGGCGATCTTCGACGGCCACCACCGCCTGCGGCGGCCCGGACGCCGCGGCCGCGTGCGGCGGTTGTTCGCCAGCGCCGTCACCCCCGAGGGTCCGCGCCACTTCCTCGACAGCCTGCTGGACCCGCTCCCCAGGCGGGTGTTCGTCCGCGGCAATCCCGGCACCGGCTGCGCCGTCCTGGTCGAGCGGATCGCCGCGGCGGCCCTGCGCCGCGGCTACGACATCGAGGCGTACACCTGCGGGCTCGACGGCCGGCGCCTGGACCACGTGATCATCCCGACGCTGGGGGCGGCGGTGGTCCACAACGCCTATCCCCACACGTACGAGCCCAAGGCCGGCGACCTGGTGATCGACACCGCCGCCTTCGTCGACGTCGAGTCCCTGGAGCGGTATCGGGAAGAGATGGAGGTGGCCCAGGCCCTGTTCGGCCAGGCCTTCGACCAGGGCATCTGGTACCTGCGCCGGGCCCTGATGGCCCACCAGGAGCTGGAGCAGGCCTACGCCACGCCGGAGCTCAGGACCCAGGTGGAGGCGTACGCCCGGCAGATCCTGGCCGAGGCCGACGCCCTGCGCGCCCGGCTCCCCGCGGCGGACGAGGGCCAGCAGCTGGCGTGA
- a CDS encoding MerR family transcriptional regulator: MSRHRNLPLYSIGAVSNLTGLSERRIRYYEKAGLIRPARTAGNQRRYSQADVDRLLEIKGLLQQGLHLDDIRRRLLDRRGREETMGPPDLPAALAAAEPWSLPVPVAATVRRAAGRRAVTARAAPPTGCGSRGHGEVAAAGAVAGGGRAAGAGRPGEATASPPRAAAAVPPHARTDSDAGPESGLGRIDRLFRGPAPAVPGVGTARCLYPALDPAVLYQARRRQRRGPGQAGQPAWPSGEPSGGGGSLREVRMPGDALSPAPLGAGLSAGAQEVPRDAPAAG, encoded by the coding sequence GTGTCCCGGCACCGCAACCTGCCCCTCTATTCCATCGGCGCCGTGTCGAACCTGACGGGTCTGAGCGAGCGCCGCATCCGCTACTACGAGAAGGCGGGGCTGATCCGGCCGGCGCGGACGGCGGGCAATCAGCGGCGCTACAGCCAGGCGGACGTCGATCGGCTGCTGGAGATCAAGGGGCTCCTGCAGCAGGGGCTGCATCTGGACGACATCCGCCGGCGCCTCCTGGACCGGCGCGGCCGGGAGGAGACCATGGGGCCGCCGGATCTGCCCGCCGCCCTGGCCGCCGCCGAGCCCTGGTCGCTTCCCGTGCCGGTGGCCGCGACGGTGCGCCGTGCGGCCGGCAGGCGCGCCGTGACGGCGCGGGCCGCCCCCCCGACGGGATGCGGATCCCGTGGCCACGGGGAGGTCGCCGCCGCGGGCGCCGTCGCGGGCGGCGGGAGGGCGGCCGGAGCCGGGCGACCGGGCGAGGCCACGGCCTCCCCGCCCCGCGCGGCGGCTGCCGTCCCGCCGCACGCCCGTACGGACTCCGATGCGGGCCCCGAATCGGGGCTGGGTCGCATCGACCGGCTGTTCCGGGGTCCGGCGCCTGCGGTCCCCGGGGTCGGCACGGCGCGCTGCCTGTACCCGGCCTTGGATCCGGCCGTGCTCTACCAGGCCCGTCGCCGGCAGCGGCGCGGGCCCGGTCAAGCCGGGCAGCCGGCATGGCCCTCCGGCGAGCCCTCCGGCGGTGGGGGCAGCCTGCGGGAGGTCCGCATGCCGGGCGATGCGCTCAGCCCGGCGCCGCTCGGCGCCGGGCTGAGCGCGGGCGCACAGGAGGTACCGCGCGATGCGCCGGCCGCCGGCTGA
- a CDS encoding glutamine synthetase family protein — MRRPPAEPVPPDEPARRLQAQGVQLVQLVYADVLGVHKGLTLPVLQAAAAWGDGVRVDGASLEGFMRIEEREMRLRAGGEAVFVLPWTPADERVAAVPAAIYTREGQPFEGCPRERLRRAVGRLDGLGVAVEFAFEMEFYLLRRHRGRPEVRVPDRAGYLDLSVRDAGEPVRQAVALALERMGVVVESVHHAVAPAQHEIDLGWQPPLTAADHLLVAKRTVYAVAERHGMHATFLPKPRTGSHGSGLHVRMRLRPLPGAPWSRAALTRHWLAGLLQHARPLCAITNPLVNSYKRLVPGFEAPVYVVWGQETHAPLARLVAGWEAGELEWRAPDPCCHPYLALAVLLRAGADGLERRLEPPPPLEENVFELDPAEIGARGIEPLPGSLGEALDDMRVSAVVRDALGEYLFTRYLEAKRMEWDIYRVQVHQWELDQYLPVF; from the coding sequence ATGCGCCGGCCGCCGGCTGAGCCGGTTCCTCCGGACGAACCGGCGCGGCGCCTCCAGGCCCAGGGGGTGCAGCTCGTCCAGCTGGTCTACGCCGACGTGTTGGGCGTGCACAAGGGGCTGACCCTCCCCGTCCTCCAGGCGGCGGCCGCGTGGGGCGACGGCGTCCGCGTCGACGGCGCCTCCCTGGAGGGGTTCATGCGGATCGAGGAGCGGGAGATGCGCCTGCGGGCGGGCGGGGAGGCGGTGTTCGTCCTCCCGTGGACGCCGGCGGACGAACGGGTGGCGGCGGTGCCGGCGGCCATCTACACCCGGGAGGGGCAGCCCTTCGAGGGCTGCCCCCGGGAGCGCCTGCGGCGGGCGGTGGGGCGCCTGGACGGCCTCGGGGTGGCGGTGGAGTTCGCCTTCGAGATGGAGTTCTACCTGCTGCGGCGGCACCGCGGCCGGCCGGAGGTGCGGGTGCCGGACCGGGCCGGGTACCTGGACCTATCCGTGCGGGATGCGGGGGAGCCGGTGCGCCAGGCCGTCGCCCTGGCGCTGGAGCGGATGGGCGTCGTGGTGGAGTCCGTCCACCACGCCGTGGCGCCCGCCCAGCACGAGATCGACCTGGGCTGGCAGCCGCCCCTGACCGCCGCCGACCACCTCCTGGTCGCCAAGCGGACGGTCTACGCCGTGGCCGAGCGCCACGGGATGCACGCCACCTTCCTGCCGAAGCCGCGGACGGGTAGCCACGGCTCCGGGCTGCACGTGCGGATGCGGCTGCGACCCCTGCCGGGGGCGCCGTGGAGCCGCGCCGCGCTGACCCGCCACTGGTTGGCCGGGCTGCTGCAGCACGCCCGGCCGCTCTGCGCCATCACCAACCCGCTGGTGAACTCGTACAAGCGCCTGGTGCCGGGGTTCGAGGCCCCGGTGTACGTGGTCTGGGGCCAGGAGACCCACGCCCCGCTGGCACGGCTGGTGGCGGGGTGGGAGGCGGGCGAGCTGGAGTGGCGCGCCCCCGACCCGTGTTGCCACCCGTACCTGGCGCTGGCCGTCCTGCTGCGGGCCGGCGCCGACGGCCTGGAGCGCCGGCTGGAGCCGCCCCCGCCGCTGGAGGAGAACGTCTTCGAGCTGGACCCGGCGGAGATCGGCGCCCGGGGGATCGAGCCGCTGCCGGGCAGCCTGGGCGAGGCCCTGGACGACATGCGCGTCAGCGCCGTGGTGCGGGACGCCTTGGGCGAGTACCTCTTCACCCGCTACCTCGAGGCGAAGCGGATGGAGTGGGACATCTACCGGGTCCAGGTCCACCAATGGGAGCTGGACCAGTACCTGCCGGTATTCTGA
- a CDS encoding glutaredoxin domain-containing protein, which yields MPKRVELYVQPGUADCRQAEEFLRQRGVDFTLYDVRKDPEAYERLVNRYQSRVTATVVIDGEVFRGFGRNREAIERTLEDGASAKGQGAGAGSR from the coding sequence ATGCCCAAGCGGGTCGAGCTCTACGTCCAACCCGGGTGAGCCGACTGCCGCCAAGCGGAGGAGTTCCTCCGCCAGCGGGGTGTCGACTTCACCCTCTACGACGTGCGGAAGGACCCCGAGGCCTACGAGCGCCTGGTCAACCGGTACCAGAGCCGCGTCACGGCCACGGTGGTCATCGACGGCGAGGTGTTCCGCGGCTTCGGCCGCAACCGCGAGGCCATCGAGCGGACGCTCGAGGACGGAGCCAGCGCGAAGGGGCAAGGGGCCGGCGCCGGGAGCCGTTGA
- a CDS encoding glycosyltransferase family 2 protein: MTYLDPAATVIGAPVWPVWLLRGLEAAVVFVVVYNLAVYLGGLRNPRPVPRTAPRMRFAVLIPAHNEEAVIGPLIESLWRQEYPRHLYDVFVIADNCSDGTAAAARAAGAHVWERFDTRRRGKQYAIAYALERLAGLGRHYDAVAMFDADNLVEPNFLQVMNDRLAAGEKIIQAYVDAKNPDDSWVAAAFAFSFWMSNRWRLQARHNWGLCGALAGTGMCIAWEVLERVGWDARTLTEDLEFSAKALLHGYVTTFARETRIYDEKVTGFVASCRQRLRWARGNVQVMLIHAPRLLWAGVRQLDPVKFEFVFDLTRPLHLVVTAAASSLTVLAGGDLSRWGWVPLPDWPLRLTMLFAVIGPLLVLVLDRLPLRPYRFLPLLPIFQYSWILVVLWALLTPRNRQWVPTVHTRAVRLGELSR; this comes from the coding sequence GTGACGTACCTGGATCCGGCGGCCACCGTCATCGGGGCGCCGGTCTGGCCGGTGTGGCTCTTGCGTGGCCTCGAGGCGGCCGTGGTCTTCGTGGTGGTCTACAACCTGGCCGTCTACCTCGGCGGGCTGCGCAACCCGCGTCCGGTTCCCCGCACCGCGCCCCGGATGCGGTTCGCGGTGTTGATCCCCGCCCACAACGAGGAAGCGGTGATCGGCCCGCTGATCGAGAGCCTGTGGCGGCAGGAGTACCCCCGCCACCTCTATGACGTCTTCGTCATCGCCGACAACTGCAGCGACGGCACCGCCGCGGCCGCCCGGGCGGCGGGCGCCCACGTGTGGGAGCGCTTCGACACCCGGCGGCGAGGCAAGCAGTACGCCATCGCGTACGCCCTGGAGCGGCTGGCGGGCCTCGGCCGGCACTATGACGCGGTGGCGATGTTCGACGCCGACAACCTGGTCGAGCCCAACTTCCTGCAGGTGATGAACGACCGCCTGGCGGCCGGCGAGAAGATCATCCAGGCCTACGTGGACGCCAAGAACCCCGACGACAGCTGGGTCGCCGCCGCCTTCGCCTTCAGCTTCTGGATGAGCAACCGCTGGCGCCTGCAGGCGCGGCACAACTGGGGGCTCTGCGGCGCGCTGGCGGGCACGGGCATGTGCATCGCCTGGGAGGTCCTGGAGCGGGTCGGATGGGACGCCCGCACGCTGACGGAAGACCTCGAGTTCTCCGCCAAGGCCCTGCTGCACGGCTACGTGACCACCTTCGCCCGCGAGACGCGGATCTACGACGAGAAGGTCACGGGCTTCGTGGCCTCGTGCCGTCAGCGGCTGCGCTGGGCGCGCGGCAACGTGCAGGTCATGCTGATCCACGCGCCGCGGCTCCTCTGGGCGGGTGTGCGCCAGCTGGATCCGGTGAAGTTCGAGTTCGTGTTCGACCTGACGCGGCCGCTGCACCTCGTGGTCACCGCGGCGGCTTCGAGTCTGACCGTGCTGGCGGGTGGCGATCTGAGCCGGTGGGGCTGGGTGCCCTTGCCGGATTGGCCGCTGCGGCTGACGATGCTGTTCGCGGTGATCGGGCCGCTGCTGGTGCTGGTGCTCGACCGCCTGCCCCTGCGGCCCTACCGGTTCTTGCCCCTGCTGCCGATCTTCCAGTACTCGTGGATCCTGGTGGTCCTGTGGGCGCTGCTCACGCCGCGGAACCGCCAGTGGGTGCCCACCGTCCACACGCGGGCGGTGCGGCTCGGGGAGCTGTCGCGGTAG
- a CDS encoding ABC transporter ATP-binding protein — MVLLLGRSGLDLGIPQILRWLLDVVIPARDLALLGWGALISLALVAGRAGVHYAAVYVSFDLTQRVVHDLRVRLFRHIASLPLAYFHRERQGAVVSRLTSDVGAIERFVQAVFARLAGEFGGVLAVVATAIALQPALGVGLALLLPAAGAWFYLQTVRIRRLSREIQAQAARLAGRATEVVGAIATVKAYGGEPFEEARFAAASRRYQALNMERRRFIGRMESGADLLGNLGLLVLLFVGGYLTIRGALSPGRLAALVLYLRMMLAPVRSLVNFHLILQEGLAAMERVQEILTLAPEGAPTREGDGLRPRPRRANRPDRAVAPTVTAQPADGGGTRSVPVARGRGATPQGTLGAGDAAGWMVTRGDRSRSGAGGVRVRAVGTPAPGGAGAGPGVGDGTRPGRGASLEFAGVWFRYRSEGPPVLQGVDLRVEPGERIALVGPSGAGKTTLLHLVPRFYDPQRGRVYLDGRDVRDYDLEDLRRQVAWVMQEPVLFAGTVAENIAYGCPGATAEAIRQAAELADAAGFIEALPRGYDTPVGERGVQLSGGQRQRIAIARALLRRPRLLLLDEATSFQDAASEERIHAALDLLAATGCTTLVVAHRLSTALRADRIVVMDGGRVVETGTHAELLARGGLYARLYRTFFDPRARSGRRLSVDGTASPR; from the coding sequence GTGGTGCTGCTCCTTGGCCGGTCGGGCCTCGACCTGGGGATCCCCCAGATCCTGCGGTGGCTGCTGGACGTGGTCATCCCGGCCCGCGACCTTGCGCTCCTGGGGTGGGGGGCCTTGATCTCCCTGGCCCTCGTAGCCGGCCGGGCCGGGGTGCACTACGCCGCCGTCTACGTCTCCTTCGACCTGACCCAACGGGTGGTCCACGACCTGCGGGTGCGGCTGTTCCGCCACATCGCATCCCTACCCCTGGCCTACTTCCACCGCGAGCGCCAGGGCGCGGTGGTCTCCCGCCTGACCAGCGACGTGGGCGCCATCGAGCGATTCGTCCAGGCGGTGTTCGCGCGGCTGGCCGGCGAGTTCGGCGGCGTGCTGGCGGTGGTGGCCACGGCCATCGCCTTGCAACCCGCCCTGGGCGTGGGGCTGGCCCTGTTGCTGCCTGCGGCCGGGGCCTGGTTCTACCTGCAGACGGTCCGCATCCGGCGCCTGAGCCGGGAGATCCAGGCCCAGGCGGCCCGCCTGGCGGGCCGGGCCACCGAGGTGGTGGGCGCCATCGCCACGGTCAAGGCCTACGGCGGGGAGCCCTTCGAGGAGGCCCGCTTCGCCGCGGCCAGCCGGCGGTACCAGGCCCTCAACATGGAGCGGCGGCGGTTCATCGGGCGGATGGAGAGTGGCGCCGACCTCCTGGGGAACCTGGGACTCCTCGTGCTGTTGTTCGTCGGCGGCTACCTGACGATCCGCGGCGCGCTCAGCCCGGGCCGGCTGGCGGCGCTGGTGCTCTACCTGCGGATGATGCTGGCTCCGGTCCGCAGCCTGGTCAACTTCCACCTGATCTTGCAGGAAGGCCTGGCGGCCATGGAGCGGGTCCAGGAGATCCTGACCCTGGCTCCCGAGGGCGCCCCGACCCGCGAGGGGGACGGCCTGCGGCCGCGTCCGCGGCGGGCGAACCGGCCGGACCGGGCGGTTGCGCCGACCGTTACGGCGCAGCCCGCGGATGGCGGGGGGACCCGTTCGGTGCCGGTGGCCCGGGGCCGCGGCGCCACCCCCCAGGGGACTCTCGGCGCTGGGGACGCCGCCGGGTGGATGGTCACCCGTGGCGATCGGTCGCGGTCCGGCGCCGGCGGGGTGCGGGTACGAGCCGTCGGGACGCCGGCACCGGGCGGGGCTGGGGCCGGGCCGGGCGTCGGGGACGGCACCCGACCGGGCCGCGGCGCGTCGCTCGAGTTCGCCGGCGTCTGGTTCCGCTACCGATCCGAGGGTCCGCCCGTCCTCCAGGGCGTGGACCTGCGGGTCGAACCCGGCGAGCGCATCGCCCTCGTGGGCCCCTCGGGCGCGGGGAAGACGACCCTGCTCCACCTGGTGCCCCGCTTCTACGATCCCCAGCGGGGCAGGGTGTACCTGGACGGCCGTGACGTCCGGGACTACGACCTGGAGGACCTGCGCCGGCAGGTGGCCTGGGTGATGCAGGAGCCCGTGCTCTTCGCCGGGACGGTGGCCGAGAACATCGCCTACGGGTGTCCCGGTGCGACGGCGGAGGCGATCCGGCAGGCGGCCGAGCTCGCCGACGCGGCCGGGTTCATCGAGGCCCTGCCCCGGGGCTACGACACCCCGGTGGGCGAGCGCGGCGTGCAACTCTCGGGTGGTCAGCGACAGCGCATCGCCATCGCCCGGGCGTTGCTCCGCCGCCCGCGGCTCCTGCTGCTCGACGAGGCCACGTCCTTCCAGGACGCCGCGTCGGAGGAACGGATCCACGCGGCCCTGGACCTGCTGGCGGCTACCGGCTGCACCACCCTCGTCGTCGCCCACCGGCTCTCCACCGCCCTGCGGGCGGACCGCATCGTGGTCATGGATGGCGGCCGCGTGGTGGAGACGGGCACCCACGCCGAGCTCCTGGCCCGGGGCGGGCTCTACGCCCGCCTGTACCGCACCTTCTTCGACCCGCGAGCCCGTTCCGGCCGGCGCTTGTCCGTGGACGGCACGGCGAGCCCCCGCTAG